In Rosa rugosa chromosome 4, drRosRugo1.1, whole genome shotgun sequence, the genomic stretch GGAGATCAGATGTTGCTGGGATCAGGTGTTGGTTCGCTGGGTTCCGAACGCTATGGATGGGAAGGCCGGTGGGGATTCAGTGGTTTGCAGTGGCGGTCGTGGTCTTCAGGGTGCGATCTGGTAGGTCTCCGCCTCGGGGTCTTGTCAGTGGGGATAGATCCGAGCGGCCGGATTGGGTGGGAAGCGGATTTGGATTCGACTCGCCGTTGGTTTGGCCTAGTTGTAGGTCACGGTGAAGCGTCGGTGCTGAGTTTGGTCTGTCTAGTGCTGGGTTGGTTGGCACAGGTTGTGGAATGCAGAGGTAGGGGTGTGGATGGCGGAAGGCGGGCGACGGGATTCCGAGGGAGCAACTGGTGTGGTGGCTGCAGATCTAGACATGGGCTTGGGTTAAGAACTTTGTGGGCCTGGGCATATGCTTTGGGCCCAaactattttaatttatttttatgttctttgtttttttaattaaaattggCTTGGGCCGGGTTATATGTGTTGGGCCCATGTTGGTGGGAAGTTATTATTAGTTTTCAGGGctggatttttttgtttttgtttttcagtttttaagtTAGCTATTGGGTCGGTGCACTGCAACTTTTGGCATAGACAATCTTCTCTTCGGCGGTCTAGagggtcgttcctgttctggagttgggtcagcagcggtggcgaaaATGTCTGGCTGTGGCATACTAGCATAGACAATCAACCTTGGCCTTCTAGGGGGTCGTTCCTTTCTGGTTTCGGGTCGGaggtgatggcgatttggagcatttGTGGATTGCTGGTGTTGACATTAAGGTAGCAATGGAGTTTGGTTTAGTTTAGTCTCAGGTCTGATGGTCCATCATTTCACtttggtcgggttcgaagtcacaacgagtgtagacttggtcgatcaaaggcaggtcaggaggactctgggtggcgagttagtgttgacgAAGTTGTGAGTTTGGcattcactgctcctgcgcaAGTTGTCTCTGCCTTTTAGTTGTTGTGTAAGTTTTAGTTTGTAGTTGAGTCAGTCAGTCAGTATGGATTTCTAGTGTGAATTCCAGTGACCATTTCTGTGTTAGAGATGTTGCCCAAACTCATTGtaaccagttcattattaatgaagtctGTTCttgataataaaaaaaagttcaaCCTCACTCTCATATGGCAAAGGCATAATTAATAACTGATTATGAGATTGCCGGAGGCAAGTCTCTAGAAAAAAATTAGAATGCATGGTAGCGGGTTTAGACTTTAGACCCTTCTTCACTAGGAATTCCTTGATCAACCGTTATTGTCACGAATCTAAAATCTAAGTATCTAACCCACTATTTCAAGAAGTTAATGATTTGCACCATAGCTTGGATCGAGCTGTAGTTCTAGTTTATGGGATCCCGGCCTGATCCCATATTTCATGATCGACTAGCTAGTACAATCAATTCTATCAACCCTTGCTTTAAAAGGTCCTTTCATACAGATTTAGTGGCTTCAAATTAATTTGAAAGTTTTGCAAACATATAAGGACCTAATATCAGATTAGTATCACCCATTACTGATTGAAGTTAAAATGCAGATCATACTGAATTAAAGATAATGGAATTGACTACTGAAACTAGATTAGACGTTATTAAACTTAATTACACCCGTATGTACGACGTCGGTTTACATGTTTGGTAAGATGACGTCGCTGCAATGGAAATTAAGCCCCAGTTTCTGTACCAGGCCATTTGTGACATCTCCGAGGGAGGGTGCATGAGCATCCATAAATATGAATCAGATGCTCTGGACCTGTCAGTTTCTTTCTCATATCTTAGAGGTATCAAATTCATGACAGTGAGTAAATGAGCTGCAATAGACAGTGATTAAATGACATACAATAGATTGAGCCAAGTACCTCGatcatttcaaatttcaaagtctcaaaaataaagatTTCTTTTGCTTTCCCTACAAATTTTACGGCGAGAGAGACATTTAAAACCTTTCGCATATAATGCCAATTCTTAAAGAATTGAAAGAATATATGCATTCTTAAAGCCTAGAATTCATTTGCGTTTCATTTTTTGTTACAGGTTGATTAAAAACAAAGGGAGATTTTTCTTGTAATCGATGAGAGAAAACTGGAAAAGTTTATATCGATGTGTGAAAATAGAACAGCGTGCATGGGAAAGTATTAATTATCACTAATTATCAGAGTTTCGCCGTGTCTTTTGGGCCTTATTATTATGTTTAGAGCAGCCCAATTCTAGTGACTTTAGCTAGAATTGAAGCCCAACAACTATTGCAACTTTGAGCTCCTTGGCTGTAAGCCTGTAAGCCCCTTAAGTATCAAATAATGATAATAAAATGAGCTATTTACAACAATAATTACCGGAGAATAGTAATAAAATGAGTTATTAATAACaacagatttgctcacctaagggacagttttaagggactgtgagggacaaatgcatctcaaccacatgtattaaatataaaagcagaaattataacaacttaaaactgtgcattgattttcagccgtcagattcacttgtccctcacagttccttaaaaactgtcccttaggtgagcaggcaATAACTTATAACTACCAGATAATGGTAATTGAAAACattatcatgataattgtaGCTCTTGCAACAAATACGACAAATTCAGTAATGAAAGAATTGTAATAAAGGTAATTTAAACataagggttcttgacccaaagcaccaaaattggctaaaactagcccacttaccccagcaacatatttttattcccaccaacctaatttaaaatgaaatgacaactttgcccATAACTTAATTAAGAAATCGCATAATGCCACTccctcatctctctcctccctccgaGCTCATAATGCCACTccctcatctctctcctccctccgagctctctctctctctctctctctctctctctctctctctgtgtcatCTCTCCGACTGCAGtatttctctcctctctctctctctcccccctctgtGAGGCCAAGATTTGGTCTGAATTGAGGTCCGGCGATGCCGGAGGATACCAGACCGTATCAGGTGATTATCGACATCGGTCCGGCCTCGTCGTCGTTGATGCTCCGGGAGAGAGGTCAGTTCAACCGACTTGCTACTTCGTCGAGGAGGTCATCACCGGCTTCGATGAGACCGATCTCCACTGCTCGACCCGAGGACCGGATCCGGCAAGGACCTCAGCCCCTCCGTCGGCGTAGGGGCGGCGAGGTCTTCGTTGGTGAGCTTGGCGAAGTGGTTGGTggcgaagagagagaggaggatgCAGATGGTGGAGTAGAGTGAGCTGAAAAACCCATTTGCGGTGAAGGTGGAGGTTGAAATGGCGGCTGAGGCGGTGGCAGGTGTGGTGGAGGTGGGTCGGTGCTCGAGGATTTCAGGGTAGCCGTTTTGACAGAGCCATGAGTCGAAGAAAAGGTCAGAGATACAGATAATGCGTTCATTCCTCTCTGTTCCTTACGGTAAAGACCTAGCTCCAATGGGTTCATATAGATACAGATAATGCGTTCTGGGTTATTTGCTTCCCTTCTCCAATGTGGTCTTCTTTTAAGTTTTGGGGAGTCTTCTCTCTTCTGGTTCTTCCAAAATTCTCAGCTCTTGGCTACTGCTGGTGTGCGTCAAAGTGAGGTGCAACTGCATCCTATTCTATTTAATGAAGTTAGTTGCTACTGTCGCAAGCATCATGGGCTCATGGCTTGTTGTGGATGCCATCTTTTCTTTTGGGTGTGCTGTGGAATTTCTTGGGTGCCCACATGATTTTCATTGCTATTCTTTTGGGTGCTCAGGTTTATTCTTTGTTTGGAGTACCAAAGTGAGTCTTAGTTCTACTGTTCTATCATTGTATTCAGTTTTGGTTCATTTGTTTTCTACGTTTGTTTTCATACTTCTAATTTTGTTGGTCCTCCTATTTGGGGGGGCAAATCAAAATGGTGCTACTTCTGTTTTGCAACAGAAGgcccaaaaggaaagaaaacaggAAAAATAGAAGtatattgctccccaatagacgtctattggggggcaatatacgtctattggggagcaatagacatttgaattgatgtaatctactcgtttttttgcttaatcaaagttttatttatctaattttacgaagattagttcctattctgGCTATCTaaaattctattggggggcaatagacgactattggggggcaatagacgttttgaattgatgtaatctccttgttttttttctgtaatcaaagttttagttgtctaaatttagggagattagttctcattttggcaactgaaagtcttattgggaggcaatagacgtctattggggggcaatacatggctgatagtcgtctattggggggcaatagacgtctattgggggcaaaaaaactttccggtgagattttcagcaaattccggtggccggtagcttgtgaccggaatccggcgaccggtgaccggaatccggcgaaagttgaccggactccggcggccggtgaccggactccggcggccggtgaccggactccggcgaagtctcccatggtttctctctcttccattttttctctctctctctctaagtaacaaaggggtaagggtaaaatggtattaaaaaaaattaaaaaacaaaaaaaaaatcttaatggggtattagggaagacctccttagagtgttttgggtaagagagaattaaaaaaacttaatggggtaagtgggaaaaaaatctctaaaaatggtgtaaatggacaaaacccctaaacataataaatatgatTAAACAGATAAAGATAATGAAACATAATTACGTTTAATCGGTGCCAAAACAAAGATGAGATATATCAGGATCCATAATTATTAGAACAGTATGTTCTATGAAAAATTCATATACGAAACAAAGGTTTCGAAGAGTTCATAACTATGAACAATGGATCCCATAGGGAACACACGAGAAAAACATTCGTGTGATGTCTATAaattgtcccttaggtgagcaaatctgatgaaatataaattttcaacaattatatcatataaaagatacatacaaatatatgtaaatgatcgcataaagaaaattgatattcatctaggagagaaagaagaaaaactcatagatcattagTCTTGGTCATAAGCAACtatgttgcaccataaggcttgcggatcattatggagttcaaagaagaaaaaggagaaaaataagagcaaattcgtgctgataacgtgttataaactagagaataaaagagagatagaatagagaaaCAAAATGTAGGAGGAGGTAGGAGTGtgtgtttcattctcattagacccctttatataggagtagtATTTACATCATAAAGACATAACTAAttagtatttacagtggacagccacataaatataatatttacaacaatttGATATTATATAACGGTGCAAGTACACGTCGGTGCATTGAATATTCTCTCAGTGTATTACCATCACAGTTTTATATTTGTGTGGGATCATGCTGATAATAGCATGCCAATATTGGTGACACCTCTAATGGGGCAAGCTTTCATAAATATGAGGCAAAGGAGGACCTCGCTTTCAGAGTCCGTGTGTTATTTAGGTATCAAATCTAATAATCCATGACAGTAACAGATCTTTTACTATGTCTCCATTAGCTACAAGCCTACAAGTTGAAGTTTGTTGAGAAGGAGATAGACGCCTAGTTGGGTGATGGGTCTACATTTTGCTGAAGTTTTTGATATACAGATTGTTAATGTCTTTGTATGAGAagaataagtttttttttttattgggtaCCTGAATGTGAGGTCAGTGGTGGCGTCATGTCACCAGCGAAAAGAAAACTACAACCACACACTCGTCAAATACATGCATATGGCAGGACAAGAGCAACCTTTccaaatcaaaagaaaatatataataGGAAAAACAGAAGGACTAGTAGCTAGACGTCTCTGTCTCAAACTCAAAAATTTAGTTCGTTTAATACGAATCGATCGCCATTAATTCTTCACTGAACTCTAGCTAGCTTCATTACACCACACTGCTAGCTAGTAGCTACCATGGAACCAGCCGACCACGTCGCCATTATCCCAACTCCAGGTTTAGGCCACCTGATACCCCTGCTCGAGCTGGCCAAACGACTCGTCGTCCACCACAACTTCACCGTCACCGTCCTCATCCCCAACGACGGCACGAACCTGACACCGCAAAAGAAACTCCTGGAAGCTTTGCCGGAGACCATATCCTCCACCTTCCTCCCTCCCGTCAACTTCGATGATCTCCCACCAGAATCGGCGATGGAAACCAAGATCGCTCTCACCTTGGCTCGGTCACTCTCCGCTATCCGCAACTCAGTTAAGGCCCTTGCGGAGTCGACTCGGCTGGTGGCGCTTGTTGTTGATCTCTTTGGTCTTGAAGCCTTTGATGTGGCCAATGAATTTAATGTGCTGCCCTACCTTTTCTTTCCTACTACTGCAATGCTTTTGTGGTTTGTGTTTGAGTTGCCAAAGCTTGACAAGACAACTACATGTGAGTACAGGGATTTGCCTGAACCGGTCCAGCTTCCGGGTTGTGTGCCGCTCCATGGTAGAGACTTCGCAGAGCCGGTTCAAGATCGGAGCAATGAGGCTTATAAGGCGATGGTTCGCATCGCCAAGATGTATAAGTCGGCTGCTGGGATCATGGTGAATAGCTTTGCGGATTTGGAACCGGGTGCTTTCAAGGCTTCCAAAGAGCAAGGACCAGGTCTTGGTCTTCCACCGGTTTATCCGGTCGGACCGGTAATAAAGACCGGTTCGGTGAATGAGATGGGTGAGAATGAGTGCCTGATCAGCTGGTTGGATGGTCAGCCAAAAGGGTCAGTGTTGTTTGTTTCGTTTGGAAGTGGTGGAACCCTCACCGCTGAGCAAATGAATGAGTTGGCTTTAGGGCTTGAAATGAGTAGGGTCAGATTTCTTTGGGTTGCTAGGAGTCCAAATGATAAACAAAATGCTACATATTTTGGTGCTCAAGGTTCTAACGATCCTTCAACTTTTCTACCCGAAGGGTTTTTAGAGAGAACCAAAGATGTTGGTCTAGTGGTAACTTCTTGGGCTCCTCAGGTCCAAATTTTGAGTCACACATCGACGGGCGGTTTTTTGACCCATTGCGGATGGAACTCAACCCTAGAGAGCATTGTACATGGTGTGCCTTTAATTGCTTGGCCGCTCTATGCCGAGCAAAAGATGAACGTTGTTTTGCTTGCTGAAGATCTAAAGGTAGCATGGAGGGTTGAGGTGAATGAAAAGGGCATAGTGCAGTGTGAGGAGATTTCCAAGTATGCAAGGGGACTAATTGAAGGAGACGAAGGAAGAGTGCTAAAAAAGAAGATGATGGAATTGAAAGAGGCATCTCAACTGGCTTTGAGCCAAGATGGGTCATCTACAAAATCACTCTCAGAGGTAGTCAATATATGGAAGGAACACAAGAACTAGTCAACATATTGTGTCAACGAATGTATGTTTTGAATACAAATTGAATAAGGTATGAGGTTTCTTTATCTTTGTGTTGATAGTTATCTTGTTTGTCTCAGGATTGCAATCTTTATCATCAAATATGGTCTACTAATGCACCGTTTGATAAGAAACTCGATTtttcagtggttagagcaccaaCTACCTAGGATAcaggtcctgggttcgagtcaccatgagggCTTTTATCCtctttaaataaaatataaaaaaaaactcgatttttcaatatatataatgAAAAACAGGCCATTGctaattttctattttacatCATTATTTTCTCCATATTTACCATTTGAACACATAAGTACTTTGTACCTGTATATACCTTTATGGTTATATGATTGACGTGAGATAAAAagattgattgaagaaaaatatatatagaataTGCCTATGGTTCATAATACCATGAACTATATGCATGCATGTGGGTTAGAATTGGTCAATTGGGACCAGAGCGAGGCTAACTGTCTCCAACTTGAATTGGACTCTGATGCGCGCAAGGTATTGTGAATGCGATTTTGTACCAGAGGGAATATCTAACAGCTGATGGGCACTTTTTGTATCagacttttattattattattatttttgtccGATACAAGATCAAGGCTTTTGTGCAGCAATTTACTTTGACGTTTTATTGTATGCACCTTGTATTCCCAACAAGGTCACCCATGAGAGCTTGCTGGATTACCATCAATATACATTTGTGTGTGTAGTGTTTAATTACCTCCCAAGTACTTAGCTAGTATTCGTTGCCGTGTTATTTTTTGTTACAAGTTCGACTAATGTGGTTCATTCTTTCTGAATTCTGATGATGTATTGAAAATAACGAAGAAAAAAAGTGAAGGAAATGTTAGACTTACTTTCTCCAACTCATTCGGTATGTGACAAGGAGTCTTGACGAACAATGAACACGAAGAAATTAATGATACTTGATCTGAAAcgttttcttaaaaaaaaaaagattaaattcagtttagtccctcaaactttaggctaaacatcagtttggtccctcatttttttttttaatcaaactcatccctgatctctcaaactgcatcaatttcgtccaaaatttgaatttggctcaaaagatgacgtcatgtgctgagttggagccgacacagggacccacttttcagattttagaagggcaaaatggacatttccaaattaatctaatttctattttttttctctaattttctctattttctctattttcttctctctctctctctctctctctctttctctggttgggcttcttctctcttcttcccctcTAGATCGACGACCACGAAACCCCTTCTACCAGTGCCAGCTTATACAGTGGAATTGTAACAATGAAAATTGCAATAGAGTGCCCAGTTTATCCATCCACATTATGAAATTATGATTGTTTTCTGGTGGTGGAAACAATTGTTCCAATACAATCAAAGATTTCTAGTATACACAAGGAAGAAGGGTACCTCAGAAACGCTAGCTCCAAACACTCATGATTCAAATACTCAATACTTCTAGGATATGAAGTGCTAACTCCAAACACTCGTGATTCAAGCTCGGCAAGAGCTCAACCACCTGAGGAACTGTCCCAACACTCACAACCGAGCTCCTGACTGACTCGTGTGAACAAATTGTCTTCAACAAACTCAGTCCAGGCAACACCCTTTTCGAGTGCCTCTTATCTTTCACTAGCCTCAACAATCCAACCACAAGACTCAAACTCGAGGTAAATTCTGACTCCAAATCCTTGccctccatcaaaacatcaATCAATTTCGTACAATTGATCTTGGTCTCAATCGACCCCTCATTCAACATATCAACCATTAACGAAATCTTTGCGGGTTGCATCAGACTCGTCTTAGACTCAGAACTGAGGTCCAGCTCTTCTATCATCTTCTTCAGATCCAACTTCTCCGTCGTAACGCCACCGCAAACTAACCCACCTCCGCCGCCCAGAACTTGCCCACCACCGCCCACATCAAATTTGAGATCCCCAACCCTTCTCGGACCAGGCGGCTGATACATCGGCATTTTTTAGCTACATGAATCGAGCAAACAGAGAAGACCGAAATCCCCTTACAGCGGCGATCAGAAGTAGGGCTGGGACAGTTCGGGTTTGCCGGAAAAAAATAAgaaccgagaccgaaccgacaGGACAACATTCGGGTCGGTTTAATGATTTCTAAACTCTGAAACCGAGCAAAACCAGAACCGACAAGAATCAGTTCGGTTTCACGATTCCTTGATTCCATTTATGCTTGAATGCCGATCTAAATCTATCTGAAAATCTGGTTGTATTTTGTTGATGGTGGTCGTTCAATAGAGTAATCTGATATTTTGGCTTCAAATTAAACACATGCCTAGAACACAAATTCATGCAATAGATCTGGAGAAATCTCGATACAAGTAGCTACGAAGAAGAAGTGAAatagaaggaggaggaggagagaa encodes the following:
- the LOC133746243 gene encoding hydroquinone glucosyltransferase-like → MEPADHVAIIPTPGLGHLIPLLELAKRLVVHHNFTVTVLIPNDGTNLTPQKKLLEALPETISSTFLPPVNFDDLPPESAMETKIALTLARSLSAIRNSVKALAESTRLVALVVDLFGLEAFDVANEFNVLPYLFFPTTAMLLWFVFELPKLDKTTTCEYRDLPEPVQLPGCVPLHGRDFAEPVQDRSNEAYKAMVRIAKMYKSAAGIMVNSFADLEPGAFKASKEQGPGLGLPPVYPVGPVIKTGSVNEMGENECLISWLDGQPKGSVLFVSFGSGGTLTAEQMNELALGLEMSRVRFLWVARSPNDKQNATYFGAQGSNDPSTFLPEGFLERTKDVGLVVTSWAPQVQILSHTSTGGFLTHCGWNSTLESIVHGVPLIAWPLYAEQKMNVVLLAEDLKVAWRVEVNEKGIVQCEEISKYARGLIEGDEGRVLKKKMMELKEASQLALSQDGSSTKSLSEVVNIWKEHKN
- the LOC133744913 gene encoding U-box domain-containing protein 30-like, translating into MPMYQPPGPRRVGDLKFDVGGGGQVLGGGGGLVCGGVTTEKLDLKKMIEELDLSSESKTSLMQPAKISLMVDMLNEGSIETKINCTKLIDVLMEGKDLESEFTSSLSLVVGLLRLVKDKRHSKRVLPGLSLLKTICSHESVRSSVVSVGTVPQVVELLPSLNHECLELALHILEVLSI